GCTCGTCCCAGGGCTGCCAGTTGACCGGGTTGTCGGCGTGCTGACGGAGGTACGGGCTCTGTGCCTCGTCGAGGCGGTTCCGTGACGTGGGGTCGTCGCTCATGCCCCGGTATCGGAGTGCCGCGGGGAAAAGGGACGCGACGACACCGGAGTGAGGGGGCTAGTTCGGGTGAGCGACGCGCGGGCGACGGGCAGAGAGAGCAATACTTACGTCGGTCCCCGTCGCGAATTCGGACATGACAGAGACAGTGCTGCTCGTGGGTGGCGGGGGCCGCGAACACGCCGTCGCCCGTGCGCTCGGGGAGTCGGACGCCGACCTCTACGCCTGTGCCGGCAACCGCAACCCCGGCATCGCCGCGCTGGCCGAGGGGTTCGAGACGCTGGACACGACGAACCCGACGGCGGTGACGACCTACGCCCGCGAGGTGGATGCGACGCTGGCCGTCGTCGGTCCCGAAGCACCGCTGGCAGCAGGGGTCGCCGACGCACTGGACGACGCCGGCGTCTACGCGTTCGGCCCCCAGGAGGCCGAAGCCCGCATCGAGACGGACAAGGCGTTCCAGCGCCGGTTCATGCGGGACAACGACATCCCGGGCTGTCCGGACTTCGAGACGTTCGACGACATGGAGGCCGCCTGTGCGTACGTCGACGACTACGACGGCGACCTCGCCGTCAAGCCGGCGGGACTCACCGGCGGAAAAGGCGTCCGCGTGACCGGCGACCAGATCAGCAAAGCCGAAGCCAAGGAGTACATCCGGGAGTCGAACTACGACCGGATCGTCCTCGAAGAGCGACTCGTCGGCGAGGAGTTCACGGTCCAGGCGTTCGTCGCCAACGGCGAGGTCCGCGTCACCCCCGCCGTCCAGGACCACAAGCGTGCCTACGAGGGCGACGAGGGACCGAACACCGGTGGGATGGGCAGTTACTCCGACGCCGGCCTCGAACTGCCGTTCATGGACGAGGACGACTACATGGCCGCCGTCGACGTGATCGAGGCGACCGTCGACGCCCTGGAGGGGTACAAGGGCGTCCTCTACGGGCAGTTCATGCTCACCAGCGAGGGGCCGAAGGTCGTCGAGTTCAACGCTCGCTTCGGCGACCCCGAGGCGATGAACACCCTCCCGGTGCTGAACACGCCGTTCCTCGACGTACTGACGGCCGCACGGGACGAGGAGTCGCTGCCCCAACTCTCCTTCCAGCCCAAGGCGACGGTCTGTAAGTACGCGGTTCCCGAGGGCTACCCGACCAATCCGGAGGCGGGCGCTCGGGTGACCATCGACGAGGAGAACGCCGGCGACGCGCTGTTGTTCTACGCCAGCGTCGACGAGCGGGCGGACGGCATCTACACCACGACCTCGCGTTCCTATGCTGTCGTGGGTGTCGCCGACAGCATCGGCGAAGCGGAGGAGATCGCCGAGCGCGCGCTCGACCGGGCGGGCACTGACGGTCTCCGAGTCCGTCACGACATCGGGACGGCCGATCTCGTCCAGCAGCGTCTCGATCACATGGCGGAGATCCGCGGCGAGCGCTGACCCGTCGCGGGAACTTTCAAGGAGGCCCTCCGAGTAGATCACCCCGTGGCAGGACTCGCCGTGAGCCGTCCCCGCTATCAGGCAACCGGTGGTGGGCCAGAGTGGTACTGACGACCGTCGACGTCCGGTCGTCTCTCAACGTCCTCGGATCGATTCTCCAGTACCTCGCGATTCCACTGACCGTCCCCGTAGTCGTCGCTCTCGTCTACGGCGAGTCACCGACGCCGTATCTCGCGGCCATCGCGGTCTCCGTCGGTGTCGGGACGGCCCTGGCACAACTGCCCCGGCGACGGATCTACGACCGCGAGGCGTTCCTGACGGTGTCACTCGCCTGGCTGTCGATCGCACTCGTCGGCGCGCTCCCGATGGCCATCGAAGGGACCGGCGTCTTCGCGAGTCCGATAAACGCAGCCTTCGAGGGAATGAGCGGGATCACGACGACCGGCGCGACAGTCATACGGGATTTCGAGGCGCACTCCCAAGCACTGCTGATGTGGCGGCAGGTGCTCCAGTGGCTCGGTGGGTTAGGGGTCTTGTTGCTCGCGACAGCGGTGTTGTCCCGTCTCTCGGTTGCCGGCGCACAGTTGATGGAGACAGAGTCGCGGACGGAAACCGTCACGAAGCTCACGCCCGGCATCGGAGACACGGCGAAGATCCTGGGACGGCTCTATCTCGGGCTGACCGCCGGGGCGGCGCTGGTGTTGCTCGGACTCGGCGCGATCGGGGTGGCCCCGAAGATGACGCTCTACAACGCCGTCGCCCACGCGCTCACCGCGATTGCTACAGCCGGGTTCTCACCCGAAGCCGAGAGTCTCGGTGCGTTCTCGCCGGCGGTCCAGTGGGCGACTGTCGTGTTCATGATCGTCGGCGCGACGAACTTCGCGCTCATCTACGCCGTCCTTCGGGGTGATATCGGCCGCCTGCGGAACAGTCCGGAGTTCCGGTTCTACGTCGGTATCCTGCTCACCGTCAGCCTCCTCGTGACCGGGTTGCTGTTCAGCAACCGGACGATCGCTGGCGGACTCGAACCGACCGTCCGACACGCGGTCTTCCAGACAGCCTCGATCGTAACCACGACGGGATACGCCTCGACCGATTTCAACACCTGGTCCGCGGCCGCGAAACACGTCCTGTTCAGCTGTATGTTCATCGGCGGGATGGCGGGCTCGACGACCTGCTCGGTGAAAGCGCTCCGGTGGCTGATCGTCACGAAGTCGTTCTGGCGGGACCTCAACGTCGCCGGCCACCCACAGAGTATCGTCCCCGTCAGACTCGGCGCGGAAGTGGTCGACGAGTCGACGATCCGGGACGTCTACGCCTACACGCTGGTGGCCTTCGTCTTCTTCCTGGTCGGGACGGTCGTGCTAGTCGCGGACGGCGAACGGGCGAACGCCCCGCTGACGGAATTCGAGGCGCTGTCGGCGGCCGCGTCGATGTTCTTCAACATCGGGCCGGCCTTCGGCCGGGCGGGACCGTACGGGACCTACGACGGGTTCGCCCGATCGAGCAAGGTCGTGATGTTCCTGCTGATGTGGATCGGACGCATCGAGATCGTCCCGGTACTGGTGTTGCTGACGCCGACGTTCTGGCGACGGTAGCGAGGCGTTCAAGGGAGCGGCCGCCCTACTGGAAGCCGTGAGTGACGCCCAGCGTTCCGGACCCGACACCCGAGACGGCCAGAGCCGTCACGACCGACTCACCCGGACGCCGACCCCGGGGCCGCGAAATTCGCTGATGCACTGGCCGGAGGCGAAGTCGCCGCTGGGGCTGCTCGTCAACGCCGTCCTGATCTGGATCGTTCGGTACTCGCCGAGCCTCCAGTTCAAGAACTGGCTGCTCCGGCGACTGGGAGCGACGGTCGGGAAGGGGGTCTCGCTGGGCCTGACGGCGACGGTGGACGTGTTCTTCCCGGAGCTGGCGACGATCGAGGACGACGCCATCGTCGGCTACGACGCGACGATCCTCTGTCACGAGTTCCTCCAGGACGAGTACCGGACCGGCGAGGTCGTCGTCGGCGAGCGCGCGATGATCGGCGCCGGTGCCGTCGTCCTCCCCGGCGTCAGGATCGGTGCCGACGCACAGGTCGCCGCCAACTCCCTGGTCACCGAAGACGTGCCGTCCGGGACGACCGTCGCCGGCGTCCCGGCCACGCCAGTCGGCGGCCAACAGTCTCCGGATTAGTTCCGCACGCGGACGATACCCGACTGGAGGACCTGCTGGTTCGGGATGATGTACTCCCGACCGTCGCTCTCGACGTGTGTGACGAACATGTCGACTTCCTGGACGATCCCCTCGTGCTCGTCGATGATGACCTCGTCGCCGATACTGTACGGTTCAGTCAACAGGAGATAGATCCCGGCAGCGCCGGCCGACAACAGATCACGGAACGCCAATCCACAGAGGAAGACCAACCCGAACGCGTAGGCGGCGAGCAGGATGAGCAAGGCGAGGGTGTCGACGCCGAGTTGCCCGAGTGCGATCAACAGCGCGAGGTAGAAGATGCTGTACTTGACGAGTTCCGGCAGCACCGTCGCCTCCGGCATCTTGACGCTCCGGAGGCGTTCAGAGACGACGAGTTTCGCTTTGTCGGCGGCGATGAGCCCGACGATGACGGCGAAGGCAGCGATGAAGAGGTCCGGGAGGAACCCGGTCAATCG
Above is a window of Haloarcula halophila DNA encoding:
- the purD gene encoding phosphoribosylamine--glycine ligase, with translation MTETVLLVGGGGREHAVARALGESDADLYACAGNRNPGIAALAEGFETLDTTNPTAVTTYAREVDATLAVVGPEAPLAAGVADALDDAGVYAFGPQEAEARIETDKAFQRRFMRDNDIPGCPDFETFDDMEAACAYVDDYDGDLAVKPAGLTGGKGVRVTGDQISKAEAKEYIRESNYDRIVLEERLVGEEFTVQAFVANGEVRVTPAVQDHKRAYEGDEGPNTGGMGSYSDAGLELPFMDEDDYMAAVDVIEATVDALEGYKGVLYGQFMLTSEGPKVVEFNARFGDPEAMNTLPVLNTPFLDVLTAARDEESLPQLSFQPKATVCKYAVPEGYPTNPEAGARVTIDEENAGDALLFYASVDERADGIYTTTSRSYAVVGVADSIGEAEEIAERALDRAGTDGLRVRHDIGTADLVQQRLDHMAEIRGER
- a CDS encoding mechanosensitive ion channel domain-containing protein produces the protein MQSGFNWPNAIRTIFSPEGTLIIAIAILLLGIIVGYLVWRASRRFMDELGVQEAVEGTPFERTARSLGTSTVGIISNLAALFIYVIAITVALNIAQLVSPEAYWTRLTGFLPDLFIAAFAVIVGLIAADKAKLVVSERLRSVKMPEATVLPELVKYSIFYLALLIALGQLGVDTLALLILLAAYAFGLVFLCGLAFRDLLSAGAAGIYLLLTEPYSIGDEVIIDEHEGIVQEVDMFVTHVESDGREYIIPNQQVLQSGIVRVRN
- a CDS encoding TrkH family potassium uptake protein, whose product is MVLTTVDVRSSLNVLGSILQYLAIPLTVPVVVALVYGESPTPYLAAIAVSVGVGTALAQLPRRRIYDREAFLTVSLAWLSIALVGALPMAIEGTGVFASPINAAFEGMSGITTTGATVIRDFEAHSQALLMWRQVLQWLGGLGVLLLATAVLSRLSVAGAQLMETESRTETVTKLTPGIGDTAKILGRLYLGLTAGAALVLLGLGAIGVAPKMTLYNAVAHALTAIATAGFSPEAESLGAFSPAVQWATVVFMIVGATNFALIYAVLRGDIGRLRNSPEFRFYVGILLTVSLLVTGLLFSNRTIAGGLEPTVRHAVFQTASIVTTTGYASTDFNTWSAAAKHVLFSCMFIGGMAGSTTCSVKALRWLIVTKSFWRDLNVAGHPQSIVPVRLGAEVVDESTIRDVYAYTLVAFVFFLVGTVVLVADGERANAPLTEFEALSAAASMFFNIGPAFGRAGPYGTYDGFARSSKVVMFLLMWIGRIEIVPVLVLLTPTFWRR
- a CDS encoding acyltransferase produces the protein MSDAQRSGPDTRDGQSRHDRLTRTPTPGPRNSLMHWPEAKSPLGLLVNAVLIWIVRYSPSLQFKNWLLRRLGATVGKGVSLGLTATVDVFFPELATIEDDAIVGYDATILCHEFLQDEYRTGEVVVGERAMIGAGAVVLPGVRIGADAQVAANSLVTEDVPSGTTVAGVPATPVGGQQSPD